TTCTCATCAGCGCGAAGGCGCGGAGCAGGCCGCTGACATTCTTCATGGCGACCAATCGACCGGAGAAAGCGATCACGATGTGCGGCTGGCCATCGGCGGCAGTCCACGCCCGGAGCGCGGTCGAGGTCTCGGCGTGTGCGAAGCGATCAAAGTCCACCCCGTTCGGGATGACCAGGATCTTCTCAGCGGGCGCCCGGTGCTCCTGGACGAGCGCGTCCCGCATGAAGGCGGACTTCACCACCAGGACGTCGGCTCGCCGCCAGGCCAGGCGCTCGGCGAGCTGAGCGGCCAGGGCAAGCACCCTCAGGGCGGCTCGCCCCGCGCGTGTTAGCGCCTCGGGGGCCCGGGCGCCTTCAGACGGCAGGCCTTCCACCCGGTAGAGGAGCGGACGCTCGGGGAACATGCCTTTCAGGGCGTTTGCGTAGGACGCGTCGACGGCACAGAGGACGTCGCTCAGGGCCGCCAGGGGCGCCAGGAGTCGCCGCAAGGGCCGTGCCTCTAGCAAGGGCCAGAGCGGCCAGAGGATACGGGAAGGGCGAGGTGCCTCCAGGCGCACGACCATAAGTCCTTCGGCGATCTCGGTCCCCGCGGATCGCGGGGGCACGGCTCGAGCCACGATCACCGGCCGGTGGCCAGCCTCAGCCAGCGCCCGGCAGATGTACTTCGTGTTGACCGCACCGCCACCGCCCCTGGCGACCTCGGGGAAGTGTTCGTTCTGCCACAGCACCGCGTATGTGCGATCGGCGTCCGCGACGAGGCGGCACGGTCCCGGCTTCGGAGTCGTGATCACGTGATCCTCTCGGCGCGCCACTTCTTCACGTAGCCCCACGCGGCGCCCAACTCATCGATAAAATCGAGTTGCCGACAAAACGCGTCGGGATCGCCGCGCAGGACCGCAGAAACCCAGGACGAGGCCTCGCGCGCCACGGCGCGGAAGTGGTAGAGGGGAATCCCCAGCACGTTTCGACCCCGCACCGGCGGCCGCGTTATGGCCTGCCCCTCGCCGTTGTCGAAGGCCCATTTCCGGAAGTACCGCCGGGTCATGCGATCGGGCGGAATGCGGTGGCCGACGACCAGGTCGGGTTCGTAAAAGATGGTCTTTCCGGCCCTCACGGCGCGCCGAACGAACTCGGTGTCGCCGCCGCGATAGAGCTTGCTGCCCTTGGCGCTGAGCGTCGTGATGAAGAGACCGACGTCCGCAAACACCTCGCGGCGGAATGCCATGTTGGCGCCGTAGATTCGGATGCCGCTCGTTCGAGTGTCATCGTCGAGCCGCGCCACCCTGGGCTCCGCCGACTCCAGCAGCGCCAGTCTGCGTCTCAGGTGGACGTCCAGCCAGCCGGGCGGGGGCACCGGCCAGATCGGGACGATCCGACCACCGACCCCGTCGAGCCGCCGGTTCTCCATGAGGGCGAAGAGTTTCGCGACCCAGTCAGGCGGGGGGGACACGTCGTCGTCGGTGAAGGCGATGACCGAGCCGCC
The Dehalococcoidia bacterium DNA segment above includes these coding regions:
- a CDS encoding glycosyltransferase family 4 protein; translation: MITTPKPGPCRLVADADRTYAVLWQNEHFPEVARGGGGAVNTKYICRALAEAGHRPVIVARAVPPRSAGTEIAEGLMVVRLEAPRPSRILWPLWPLLEARPLRRLLAPLAALSDVLCAVDASYANALKGMFPERPLLYRVEGLPSEGARAPEALTRAGRAALRVLALAAQLAERLAWRRADVLVVKSAFMRDALVQEHRAPAEKILVIPNGVDFDRFAHAETSTALRAWTAADGQPHIVIAFSGRLVAMKNVSGLLRAFALMRNRERVRLLVVGDGDQRPALEEQARALGVAARCFFTGLTDRVEQFLAAADIFVLPSTYEPFGNALVEAMAAGVAPVAFRPDGHRIRTASAEIIRDGETGILADHPSPDNLARVLDELVQNPDLRRRLGRRAQEDCRNRFSWKKCAEAYIEAAAAVQRR
- a CDS encoding glycosyltransferase family 2 protein; translation: MNLSVVLCTYNRAAELEETLTALAAQRVPAHIRWELVLVNNNSTDETEALCRRFAAAAPMPVLYLFEPEQGLSRARNTGVAAAGGSVIAFTDDDVSPPPDWVAKLFALMENRRLDGVGGRIVPIWPVPPPGWLDVHLRRRLALLESAEPRVARLDDDTRTSGIRIYGANMAFRREVFADVGLFITTLSAKGSKLYRGGDTEFVRRAVRAGKTIFYEPDLVVGHRIPPDRMTRRYFRKWAFDNGEGQAITRPPVRGRNVLGIPLYHFRAVAREASSWVSAVLRGDPDAFCRQLDFIDELGAAWGYVKKWRAERIT